Within the Deltaproteobacteria bacterium genome, the region AGCGGGTTGGTGAAGATACGGTTTACGCGCCGCATGAATCGAGGCAGGTGCATGGCCGTGCAGGCTACTCCCCGTCCGGCAGAAATCAAGGATGGCGAACCGGTCCGGGTGCGCGACAAAAATGTGGGTAACGTGGTGCCGACCCTGATCCTGTTCGGTGTTATGGCCGTCAATCCCGCTTACGGGGGAATGACAAATTGCGTCCCTTTAGGCCATGGGCCTCGGCCTGACAGTACCCAGTACAGTCAGAATGGTGAGGATTTGCCCGGTCGGCTGCACGTTACCCACAGATTTGTCGCACACCCGACCGGTCGGTGCTGGCGCTTGGCGTGTGCGTAGATGCGGGCACTTGTGGTAGGTGGTACACGCGAGCGCGGGCGTCGCGCTCATGATGGCTGTGTCGGACTCGAGTAACTACGTTCTCAATCTCTATGCCCTGGCGCCCGCGCTGACGGCGCTCGGGCTGCTGCTGGTAGGCAGCGCCGTGCTTGTTCGCGAGCGCGTCTCCCGCGTCAGCGTGGCGTTGTTTTTTGTGCAGCTGGCGGTCGCGGTGTGGCTGGGGGGACTGGCTGCCATGTATTGCTCGGCCAACGCCGCCTTGGCGCTGTGGTGGGCACGCTTTCATTTTCTCGGCATCCCCGCGATCTCGCCGGCGATCTACTCCTTTTCGGTCATCGTGATGGGCCTCTACCCGCGACGCCGGTGGCTGGTTTGGATCAACTGGCTACTGGCGGCGCTGTTCTCGGCGGCGGCGCTCGGCAGCGATGCCTTGCTGGCGGGGGTCTATCGCTTCTGGTGGGGCTACTATCCGCGTTACGGCTGGCTCGGTGTCCCTTTTCTGCTCTTCTTCTTCGGCGTCGCCCTGATCAATCTCCGCGACTACTGGATCGCATACCGCACGGCGAGTGCCGGCACACAACGGGCCCGGCTGCGCTTGCTGCTGATCGGCTTCAGCATCGCTTACCTGGGCGCGGTCGACTACCTCCCTTGCTACGGCTTCGAGCTCTATCCCTTCGGCTACTTGCCGGTAGCTATCTGCCTCAGCCTGATGGCGGTGACCATCCAGCGTTATCGGCTGGTGGACATTGTCCCGGCCTTCGCGGCCAACGAGATCATCGCCACCATGGCCGATCCGCTCGCCGTCTGTGACGCTGAAGGCCGAGTGCGCGTCGTCAACTCCGCTCTGTGCGCGACGCTCGGCTATCGCGAGTCCGAGCTGCTCGGCAAACCCATCGACGGCTTGGCGCACCATGACGCAGCGAGCAGCGAGCGCCTGCGCGCGCTGTTGCAACGCGAGACGGTGCGCGACGAAGAAATGAGCTTCGGTAGCCGC harbors:
- a CDS encoding PAS domain S-box protein, coding for MMAVSDSSNYVLNLYALAPALTALGLLLVGSAVLVRERVSRVSVALFFVQLAVAVWLGGLAAMYCSANAALALWWARFHFLGIPAISPAIYSFSVIVMGLYPRRRWLVWINWLLAALFSAAALGSDALLAGVYRFWWGYYPRYGWLGVPFLLFFFGVALINLRDYWIAYRTASAGTQRARLRLLLIGFSIAYLGAVDYLPCYGFELYPFGYLPVAICLSLMAVTIQRYRLVDIVPAFAANEIIATMADPLAVCDAEGRVRVVNSALCATLGYRESELLGKPIDGLAHHDAASSERLRALLQRETVRDEEMSFGSRAGEAVAVSVSISHLRDRRRESLGAVVIARDIRERKLAEHELQQAKAAAEAANRSKSEFLANMSHEIRTPMNVIMGMTDMALDTALAPEPREYLEIVKASANSLLGVINDILDFSRMEAGKLSVEAQPFGLRGSVTEALKTVTVPAQAKGLLLNATFAPELPEVVVGDAGRLGQVLLNLVGNAIKFTDRGEIAVCVGIAQDGAGGEPVADTSAGNSQPGITLHFAVRDSGIGIAADKLEAIFEPFEQGDGSTTRTYGGTGLGLSICRRLVELMGGRIWAESTVGEGSTFYFTARLGLANESAAPTAPS